The sequence TTACCGAAGTTAACCGCAACAAAGAGATAAAAAATCTGCGCGATGCTAAGAAGTTTATTTTAGAGAAATATAAAAATGGACTTATTTTATAAACTCTTCATACAATTCCCGATTCTGCTTTTTTCCATTACCATTCATGAATTTGCTCACGGATTCATGTCCAATAAGCTTGGTGACGACACCGGGTCCGTCATGGGCAGGTTAACATTGAACCCCATGGCTCATATCGATTTAATCGGAACAATAATACTGCCTTTGATTTCCATCGTTACCGGCGCGCCTGTATTTGGCTGGGCTAAACCCGTGCCTATAAACCCTTATAGGCTGAATAATCCCAAAAGGGATATGATGCTGATAGGTTTAGCCGGCCCCGCTTCAAATATGCTGATGGCTATATTAGCAGGCCTGATAATAAAACTTGTCACGTTCTCCGATTCTTTTGCTTTTGCTTCGCCGATATTTCAGTATCTTCTCGTCTTGAATATTATTTTAGCCATATTTAATTTAGTTCCTATCCCGCCTTTGGACGGCAGCCACATTATCACAGGACTGCTTCCAAGCCATTGGGCGCGTGAATACGAAAAAATAGGCCCTTATGGTTTTTTTATTATAATTTTTCTTTTAATGAGCGGAATTTTGTGGAATATTTTAGGGCCTATCGTAGTAATATTGCTCAAATGGATCGGGGGCGGCCAGCCTTATGTCTAAAAAGGGAAGAATACTTTCAGGAATGAGGCCTACTGGAAAACTTCACATAGGCCACTATATAGGCACTTTGAAAAACTGGGTAAAATTGCAGGATGACTATGATTGTTTTTACATGGTGGCGGACCTGCATGCGTTAACGTCTGATTATGCTGACCCGGGAGCTATTAAAGACAACATTAATGAAATGGTGTTGGATTGGATTGCTTGCGGCCTTACGCCGGAAAAAAGCGTTATTTTCAGGCAGTCAGACATAAAAGAACATGCGGAACTCCATCTTATTCTGTCGATGATTACGCCTTTGGGCTGGCTATTAAGGTGCCCGACTTATAAAGAGCAGTTGAAAGAAATAAAAGATAAAGACCTGCATACTTACGGATTTTTAGGTTACCCGGTTCTGCAGGCCGCGGATATAATGCTTTATAAAGCAACGCACGTCCCGGTAGGAGAGGACCAGCTGCCTCACCTGGAGCTTACCAGAGAGATTGCCAGGCGTTTCAATTTTCTTTACGGTGAAGTATTTCCTGAACCGCAGGCCTTGCTTTCAAACGCTCCCAGGGTTCCGGGATTAGACGGAAGAAAAATGTCGAAATCATACAATAATTCAATAAGCCTATCGGACAGCCCTAAAGATATTGAAGATAAAGTCACGCAGATGTTCACAGACCCGCAGAAGATAAGGCTGACTGACCAGGGGCATCCGGAAGGCTGTATAGTTTATGCATTCCACAATTTGTGCTCGGGCGCGGAACGTACTAAGGAAATAGAACAGAATTGCAAAGAGGGCAAACTTGGATGCGTTGCGGACAAAAAGGAATTGAGCAAAAATTTAATAAAATTGCTTGAACCCATAAGAGAAAAGAGGGAAACGCTCTCGAAACAGAAAGGGCTTGTCGGCGATATGCTTGCGCAGGGTAAAATAAAAGCGCTGGATTATGCTCTTAAGACTATGGTTGAAACCCAAAAAGCGGTAAAAATATATGGCTTATGACGTTCATTTAGAAATTTTTGAAGGCCCCCTGGACCTGCTTCTTTACCTCATCAAGAAAGATGACCTTGATATTTACGATATTCCCATTTCGAATATAACCTCGGAATATCTTGAATACATGGAAATAATGAAAGAATTGAACCTGGATGTAGCATCCGAGTTTCTTGTTATGGCTGCGACCTTAATGCAGATAAAAGCTAAAACCCTTCTGCCGTCCGATGCGGCCGAAGAAGATGAAGGGCCGGACCCTAGGAAAGAACTTACGGAAAAACTTCTGGAGTACCAGAAGTTCAAACAGGCGGCCCAATTCCTGGAATTGAAAGAATTTTCCGAGAAAGGCTCTTATTACAGGGATGCGCCCATATTTTCCGAAGAAGATTATGTAATGGAAGCCACGCTTTTTGACCTGCTTGATTCATTTAAAGATGTTCTTCAGGAATTGCCTGAAGATATAAAAGAAATTATTTATGAAGAAATACCTGTCGAAACTAAAATCAGGGAGATAATGAGCGCTTTTGAAAAAGCTCCTGCCGACAATCACGGAAGAAAGTTTCTGATTTTCAGGGATCTGCTCCTGCTTGAAAAAAAACGTATCGGCATGATTGTGTTATTTTTAGCAATACTTGAATTGATCCGCCTGAAACAGATTGTTGCCAGGCAGACTCAGATATTCGGGGAAATAAGAATCTATCTAAACGAAGGATCTTAAAACTATGGAAAGAAACGAAATCAAAGACATTTTAGAAACGTTATTTTTTATTACCGATACGCCGGTTTCCATCGACAAATTAAAAGAAATATTTGCCGGCAATTCCAGCGTGACCGAGGAATTATTGAAAGATTTGGTAAATGAACTTGTCCAGGAATACAGCACCAGGCCGGTTGACCTGCGCGAAGTTGCTGGCGGCTATCAGTTTTCTACCAGGCCTCACTTCAGCCAGTACGTAAGAAAGTTATTCAAAGAGCGCACAACCTTGCGGATTTCCACATCCGCGCTGGAAACTTTATCTATTATCGCTTATAAACAGCCTATTACCCGGGCCGAGATAGAAGATATCAGGGGGGTAGAAGTAACGAATGTCCTTGAAACTATTCTCGAAAGAAAACTTGTAAAAATTGTGGGCAGAAAAGAGACAGTCGGCAGGCCGCTGCTTTATGGGACCACAACAGATTTTATGCGTTACTTTGGCTTGAAAAACCTGAATGACCTGCCTTCACTTGAAGAACTCAATATAGGCCAGGCTCACGATCCTACTTTAGGAGAGCGCTTGCAATCCGAAGAAGGCGAAGGCGAACAGACAACTGAGCAAACTGAAACAAATGAACAAAGTGAAGGAGGCGGTAATACCTGATACGCTTTCCTGGCGTGTGACATCAGGTATAAAAGAGGTAATATGCCAGAACTAAGAAAAGACCCAGTGATAGGAAGATGGGTTATCATTTCAACCGAAAGATCCAATGTATCATTAGATTTTAGAAAAGATATTGAAGTAGAGGCCGCTACCAAGAGCTGCGCTTTTTGCGAAGGCAACGAGCATATGACTCCTCCGGAAATACTGGCCTACAGAAAATATGGAACCCAGAAAGATAAACCGGGCTGGTGGGTAAGAGTAGTCCCGAATAAATATCCCGTTTTAGGAATTGAAGGTCAAACTAAACGCACGGGCGAGAGTTTGTACGACAAAATGAGCGGTATCGGGGCTCATGAAGTAATAATTGAAACAGCCGAACACAACCGGGAACTTCCTGATATAGAAGACAAAAAAGCGGAAGATATAATCTGTGCTTATAAAGACAGGATTGCCGACCTAAGAAGAGACTTCAGGTTTGAATATATATTAATATTTAAAAACCACGGAAAAGCAGCCGGCGCCAGCGTGGCTCATCCGCATTCCCAGCTTATAGCACTGCCTATGGTGCCGGTGAGGGTTAAACAGGAACAAATCGGCTCAAAACAATATTTCGATTTCAAAGAAAGATGCGTATTCTGCGATATAATCAGTTATGAACTTGCAAACGAATCCAGGGTAATCACGGAAAACGATAGTTTTGCGGCTGTCTGCCCCTATGCTTCCAGGTTTCCTTTTGAAACCTGGATACTTCCCAAAAAACATTTTTCGCATTTCAGCGATATTGATAAACACGATGTTCCCAGGCTTACCCAGATAATGAAAACCGTGCTGGGAAAAATCAATAAAGCTCTGGAAAATCCGCCGTATAATTACCTGATACATACTAACCCGCTAAAAGAACCTAATTCAGCATTTTACCACTGGCACATAGAATTAATGCCGAAACTTACGCGAGTCGCAGGATTTGAGTGGGGAACGGGTTTTTATATTAATCCTGTCCCGCCTGAAGAAGCAGCCAGATTTCTCCGCGAAGAAGTGTGATTTTTGAAAAAATCCCGCATATGAAAAAAACACTCATAATTATTTTATCAATTATCCTGGTATTTTTTATTGTCAAGCAGTTGGCGCTCAGGTGGTTATTTGAAGCAAGCAATAACTATGTTGAAGTTTGTGTTGATTACAAGCAATTGCTTGCAATCAGCTTAAAAAACAACTACAAAATTGATTACCTGCTGGACAGGGTCAAAACTATCGGGGTTACCTCGGCGGTTCTGGAGGAAGAAACTGTTGATTCGCTGAATGAAAGGGGAAAAATCATATATTTTTCAAAACCTGAAATTGAAAAGTACAAACTGCTCGGGCTTGTACCCAGCGAAGCGCCTCTTATGCCCGAGACTGCGGTTTTTAAAAGCAATGATTTGGCTAAGTATTTCAAACTAATTATAAAAGAAAAACTTGACAAAGATCCCGAAGAAATAAAAACAGGAAATTACAGGATTTTCAAAATAACTCCTGCAATTAAAGATGTCGGCTGCGGATATTTGAAAGAAGATATCGGTTTGATAAATAAATACGGTTTAAACCTGATATTTAAACCCTATAAAGATTTTTGGGTGCCTTTTTCACTCCCCGTGAATTTTTCGGCGGTGATGATAAGCGAAAAATTTGACCCTTCGCTAGTGCCTGCGCTGAAGGATGCCAACATCAAATTAGTCCTGCTGGAATTCAGCAAGGAAGAACAGAAATTCTCAAAGATCCTGATTCCTAATGCATTAAACGTAGTAAGAGGGCATAAAATACCGCTTTCAGGCCTTAAAGTACCTGTGCTTGTAAACCGCTGGGTACGGGCGGCAAAAGAAAGAAACTGCAGGGTGCTCTATTTTGATTTTATCGATGATTTAAAACTGGAAGATAACCTGGATTACCTGCGTTCTGTATGTGCAGGTTTGAAGAAAAGCGGTTTCCTGCTCGATAAAGCAAAATACAACCGCGGATTATACTTTCTGCCCCGATGGATTGATAAACTAGCCGGATTGTTAATCGCTGTTTTTGCGCCGCTTTTTGCCGTTTACTTTATACTGAAAAAGCACCTGTTAAAAGAAAACAATTCTATTGCCGGCGCAGTCAAAACATTTTGGCTAGTATGCGCTATAAGCCTTTTAGCAGGATTGCTGATTGCAGCCTTGTTGTCCCGGGTAGAATTTATAAATAAACTTGATTCGTTCAGAGGGATAAAAATATCAATCGCTCTGCCTTTGATTTTATCCGTCTTTTGTTTTTATAAAATTGAAGATATCAGGAAATTCCTTTATAAACCGTTAAATTTAGGAAATCTTGCCCTATTGGCAATCATTGCTTCTGCTTTTCTATTTCTACTTTTAAGAAGCGGGAATATGCGGGAAATATCTGGATTTGAGTCAAATTTACGGCTCCAGCTGGAAAGTATGATGGGCGTAAGGCCCAGGTTTAAAGAATTTTTAATCGGCCACCCCGCATTGATAATAGGACTGGCGTTTAATTCGCCTATGCTGATAATAATCGGGTTGCTAGGGCAAATATCCATAATTAACACATTTATGCATGCGCATACGCCTGTTTATCTTTCTTTGTTGAGGGTTTTTTACGGGCTTGTAATTGGTTTTGTGGCAGGGTTGGTACCAGTTTATATACTAAAAAGGTTTAAGTGAAGAAAATACTTATTTGCGGATATTTTGGTTTTGGAAATGCTGGGGATGAATTGATACTGGAGAATGTTTCTTTTGGTATAAAAAATGAGATTCCCGATGCAGATTTCACGGCCATGTACAAGAAACCGCCGGCTATAAATTACGTGCCCCAGCTAAGATTAATGGATAGATGGAATCCATTCAGCGTCATAAAGCAATTATTGAATACAAACCTTGTAATTTGCGCGGGCGGCTTATTTCAGGACCTCACAGGCAGTTTAAGCCTGTGGTATTACCTCGCAATAATATTTCTGGCCAAAATGTTCGGGAAAAAAGTATTGTTGTTCGGCGTGGATTTTACCCCGATAAACGGAAAATTAAATAAATGGTTTCTAAAAAAAACTCTTCTTTTTGTGGACAAAATCTGCGCCCGCTCTGAAGGTTCTATGAAATTTTTGGAGGAGCTGGGTGTTGAAAGAAACGTTATACTAACAGCTGATTCCGTATTCTCTCAAGCATACCTGGGCTCCGGGATTCCAAAACCGGACACCAATAAACTGAAAAAAGTCGGTATTATACTAAAATTCAACGGGAAAAATGAAAATGAATATTTGAGCATTA is a genomic window of Elusimicrobiota bacterium containing:
- a CDS encoding polysaccharide pyruvyl transferase family protein, coding for MKKILICGYFGFGNAGDELILENVSFGIKNEIPDADFTAMYKKPPAINYVPQLRLMDRWNPFSVIKQLLNTNLVICAGGLFQDLTGSLSLWYYLAIIFLAKMFGKKVLLFGVDFTPINGKLNKWFLKKTLLFVDKICARSEGSMKFLEELGVERNVILTADSVFSQAYLGSGIPKPDTNKLKKVGIILKFNGKNENEYLSIISDMCASLRNNLNADIVFIPFHLERDLEISLKAASRFKFGVSIERWQKPQDLFEIINSVDFLLSQRFHALIAGVMLKVPMLGISDDKKLEFFFNELGQKHLILNKIEVNKIAGIVKAVWDTRNAFKNSLIKKLPVLKSRSFLNIKQAINLLS
- the scpB gene encoding SMC-Scp complex subunit ScpB is translated as MERNEIKDILETLFFITDTPVSIDKLKEIFAGNSSVTEELLKDLVNELVQEYSTRPVDLREVAGGYQFSTRPHFSQYVRKLFKERTTLRISTSALETLSIIAYKQPITRAEIEDIRGVEVTNVLETILERKLVKIVGRKETVGRPLLYGTTTDFMRYFGLKNLNDLPSLEELNIGQAHDPTLGERLQSEEGEGEQTTEQTETNEQSEGGGNT
- the trpS gene encoding tryptophan--tRNA ligase, translated to MSKKGRILSGMRPTGKLHIGHYIGTLKNWVKLQDDYDCFYMVADLHALTSDYADPGAIKDNINEMVLDWIACGLTPEKSVIFRQSDIKEHAELHLILSMITPLGWLLRCPTYKEQLKEIKDKDLHTYGFLGYPVLQAADIMLYKATHVPVGEDQLPHLELTREIARRFNFLYGEVFPEPQALLSNAPRVPGLDGRKMSKSYNNSISLSDSPKDIEDKVTQMFTDPQKIRLTDQGHPEGCIVYAFHNLCSGAERTKEIEQNCKEGKLGCVADKKELSKNLIKLLEPIREKRETLSKQKGLVGDMLAQGKIKALDYALKTMVETQKAVKIYGL
- the galT gene encoding galactose-1-phosphate uridylyltransferase translates to MPELRKDPVIGRWVIISTERSNVSLDFRKDIEVEAATKSCAFCEGNEHMTPPEILAYRKYGTQKDKPGWWVRVVPNKYPVLGIEGQTKRTGESLYDKMSGIGAHEVIIETAEHNRELPDIEDKKAEDIICAYKDRIADLRRDFRFEYILIFKNHGKAAGASVAHPHSQLIALPMVPVRVKQEQIGSKQYFDFKERCVFCDIISYELANESRVITENDSFAAVCPYASRFPFETWILPKKHFSHFSDIDKHDVPRLTQIMKTVLGKINKALENPPYNYLIHTNPLKEPNSAFYHWHIELMPKLTRVAGFEWGTGFYINPVPPEEAARFLREEV
- a CDS encoding site-2 protease family protein: MDLFYKLFIQFPILLFSITIHEFAHGFMSNKLGDDTGSVMGRLTLNPMAHIDLIGTIILPLISIVTGAPVFGWAKPVPINPYRLNNPKRDMMLIGLAGPASNMLMAILAGLIIKLVTFSDSFAFASPIFQYLLVLNIILAIFNLVPIPPLDGSHIITGLLPSHWAREYEKIGPYGFFIIIFLLMSGILWNILGPIVVILLKWIGGGQPYV
- a CDS encoding segregation/condensation protein A, translated to MAYDVHLEIFEGPLDLLLYLIKKDDLDIYDIPISNITSEYLEYMEIMKELNLDVASEFLVMAATLMQIKAKTLLPSDAAEEDEGPDPRKELTEKLLEYQKFKQAAQFLELKEFSEKGSYYRDAPIFSEEDYVMEATLFDLLDSFKDVLQELPEDIKEIIYEEIPVETKIREIMSAFEKAPADNHGRKFLIFRDLLLLEKKRIGMIVLFLAILELIRLKQIVARQTQIFGEIRIYLNEGS